In the genome of Fusarium poae strain DAOMC 252244 chromosome 1, whole genome shotgun sequence, the window ttagaaaagcaagtagtaattattaataagatcttctagttataattagttaaaaaaaagttaaataataaagcctaaagctaaaggctattttaatataaataatttagttaattaacttttaaattCTActcttatctttataagagatttataatattattaactaggggTTTAACTAgggattatttatattatagtactAATgctaatttattataactagTAGTTGCTTGCAATGCCAGGGAAGTTATAGACAGTTTAGACAAGATAATATTTCTATACTATTAAGTAgagtctttattattctctATTATTAGAAATTACTATTTTcagtaaatagcttataaaattagtatttatattcttttattaagtaatttttaaagtataagtcttaaagtatatatataaaattaatttataaaaaaaatataatttttaaacttaaatattaatataaatttaatttaaaagtatatattataatttataaaattaaaattataataattactataaaagcttttatttattttaaaaattaattattaaatacttttttattaatattaatattaatattaataaaattatataattatataattattatataaaataataaactttaaaatctttatttattttaattatatattaaattaaaaaattatttataaaagcttaatttttataattaattttacttttaaagaaaaaaattaattaaaaaagtttaaagttttttattatttttaaaataatctttttattaatatttaaaattaaaatattattaatataaataataattaaattattatttttattatttttaattataatacttttaattatataattaattattaaattaataaatttaaatttaaatatttattatataaaaaaaaaaaagcttttaaagctttttataaaataaaatataataataatattaatatattaaaaaataaagtattttaaataaaattactttttaatctttaaaataatttttaataaaaaaaataaattattaataatttataagatatttaataaagatagtattattaaaaagtttattaaattagaatttattatattaagaattctataaagttaaaagaggaAAGTTCTagaaagaaagggaaaaagcttataattaacgctatagcttttaacaCAATAAAGTTCAACACAATGGGGCATCTGTGTTCCAACCTCACCATCCTGGTTACTGCTATAATATTGGTTGTTACACTTACTCCCATTTACAAAGTCCTATCCAGGTCATCAACTCTAATCCTGTCGGACGCTCGCTGAACTTCTTTCTTCCAGTTACACAGGGAAATGATGATCCATTCCAGCGCGCCCACGAGAAACAAAGCCACACACTGTCCAACCCAAAGCCCAGATAGTCCCCATCCGTGAAACGCAAGCCAGATACCTGCTGGAAGCGCACCTCCGTAGTAACTGATACAATTGACCAGAGCTCCAACCCACTGTCTTCCCATACCTCTCAAGGCTCCTCCGCAGCTTCCATTGAGACCATCGGCTATTTGGAATAGCGCTACATAAGGCATAATGTGCGCGACGAGTGATACAACCTCTTTGTCATCGTTAAATAGCTTGGCGATGACATCCTTGGTGCATAGTAGGATGGCGAGGATAATGGTTCCAAAAACGATGGAGAGGAGCGCTGCCGAATGCGCGCATCTTCGAGCTTGAACCGCGTCCCCGAGGCCTAGTAGATTGCCCAAGCGAGAGGATGCAGCAACACCAAGTCCAAAGGGAATTGTGTTGATGATCTGATCTAGAGTCATGACGACGGATTGTGCTGCAAGAGGGATGGTTCCGAGACGTCCAGCAGCAAGAGCTACAATCTCAAAAGCCCACCACTCCGTCCCAACATGGATCACGCCCAGAAACGCAAGCTTTGCAAATGGTCCAAGATGTTGAAGTGCTTGTCCAAGGTTGAAGCCACCCCAGCATTCCGAACCCTTGACAAATGCCGTGTACCCAACGAGGACAAAGAAACACAGCCAATATGATATGCCAGTGGCAATGGGGGCTCCATCAAGACCGAAGTCAAGGGTGTATATGAAGAACCAGTTAAGAAGAGCGTTGAGTGGAGATATAACCAGGAGTGCGTAAGTTCCTGGTCGGTAAATCTCTTGCGCCTGAAGAAACTTCTTCATCGCTTCGAACCAGACATAGCCAAGACCACCAGGGATCAAGAGTTGCAGAAACCGTGGGCCTTGAACACAAATGAACTCCTCTTGTCCGAGAGAGCGAAATATGTATCCAGAGAAGCACCATATGACGGCAACAACTGCGTAAAAGCCCGTCAAGACTATCAACCCTCTCTGCAATAATGTTCCCAAGTCGTGTTTATTCTTGGAGCTAGTAAATGTACTCGAGCCAAGTGTATCGATGGCAGTCGTTCCGCCGAGAGCGATCAACCATGCTGTTGCCATGGCGAACATGTAAGAGAAAGCGGCGGTTGCGAGAGCTTCGGGAGACAAACGGCCGACCATAAGGACGGAAACTGTTTGCAAGCTGTTTTGGAGCATGTATGCCAGTATGACTGGCACCGATGCCTTGACCAGGACGATCGTTTCCGTGAGCCATGGTGAACGGGAAGGACTCTTGTGTTCGATTGAAGAGGTTTGGGTATGAGGGATCAAAGGGGTTTCTTCGTCTGGGAATGATTCCAGAATTCGGTACGCGGGCTCTGCAGGCGCGGGATGCTGTGAGGCCATCTTGATTGCAATATTGGAAAGACTTGGTAGAAGCTAAATTGTAGCTGACGAGTGTGTAACAAGACGGCAGGTTCGGGGAAATCTAAACACTTTCGTCGGGTGAACTTGAATAATCATCCTTGCCAGATGTTCAAGTCATGAATATATTGTCAACATAATGCCTAACAAAAAGAGCAAATTATTTGTTTGGTATGTCTGAAGCCACATTAGCCTGTCTCATCTTGATAGGCCTGTAGTTATCGCAATATGCATGCCATCCTCTCTGTTCTCTGTATGGACATTAATTTCTCTTAGTATGAGGCATTTGTAACCTGTCATCGACGCCGCATCAGACTTACACTGCATCAATTCGAAGCCATCACCGTGTAACGTTCTTATCTCTGAGAGATATATCTCTGTTACCCAATGTGGTAATTTACCCACGATAAGGACATGGAGTTGCGGGGTGTCGATCTGTTTGCAACTTGATCAATTATTTTACCCCAGACTAGCCTAACTTGGTGATTTACGCGCTTCATCGACGCCCGTTGATAGATGATGATGCGAGTTGACGACAATGATGGTTCAGAGCACTTTGTTGTTGAGCTCCTTGTGGGATTGATGCCTGTAACTTGAAGAAACAAGAGTTCATGAGTAAATAGTAATGTTAATTTGTGTTTGCACTGGGGTATGCAGGCATGACTTTGCACTTGATAGTTCACCTGGGAGTAGTATAAATATTGGGTTACTGGCCATTGTTGAATTGACTGAAAGATTCCATATCCTTTTCTATCTTCAGACATTTACAATCGCTGGCTCAATTATGATCTTCAAGACCTTCACTTTCCTCGGCATCGCCTCTGTCGTCATTGCTCATGGTAGTCATGACCAAGAGCCGATTGAAGGACCTCACCAATCCCTTTGGTACAACACGCTACCTGGCGATGGTGGCACTCAAGTAAGAACTCATATGTCAAGTGTTTGAAACAATATTCTGATATTATCAGGCCGACTCTGTCTTTTCAGGCATCAGCACCTTTGGTCGACTCCCCTATCAACCTTGTCTAGGACACAACAGCATCAAATATGACATCGCTTTCATTGGTGCACCATTCGATACGGGTACTTCATATAGACCCGGTGCTCGGTTCGGTCCGTCTGGTATCCGACAGGGCTCTCGACGACTCAACCTCTAGTAAGTCGTAGCTATTCAATATTTGGACAGTAACTAATCTGATGATTCCCAGTGGAGGCTACAACGTACCGCTAGCCACAAACCCTTTCAATAGTTGGGCAACTGTTTTAGACTGCGGTGATATCCCAGTCACTTCGTAAGTTTCACCTTTGACATTGACTGCAAAGATATACTCATCATTTGTTAGTTACGATAATCAATTCGCACTCCAACAGATCGAAGAAGGCCATTACAGTATTCTCTCACGACCACCAGTCACAGATGCAGACAAGGTTGGTCCAGCGAGTAAAGGCCGAACTCTGCCACGAGTAATCACTCTTGGAGGTGATCACACCATCACCCTACC includes:
- a CDS encoding hypothetical protein (TransMembrane:10 (i45-65o85-114i135-156o168-186i198-221o233-253i274-292o351-371i424-447o453-476i)) translates to MASQHPAPAEPAYRILESFPDEETPLIPHTQTSSIEHKSPSRSPWLTETIVLVKASVPVILAYMLQNSLQTVSVLMVGRLSPEALATAAFSYMFAMATAWLIALGGTTAIDTLGSSTFTSSKNKHDLGTLLQRGLIVLTGFYAVVAVIWCFSGYIFRSLGQEEFICVQGPRFLQLLIPGGLGYVWFEAMKKFLQAQEIYRPGTYALLVISPLNALLNWFFIYTLDFGLDGAPIATGISYWLCFFVLVGYTAFVKGSECWGGFNLGQALQHLGPFAKLAFLGVIHVGTEWWAFEIVALAAGRLGTIPLAAQSVVMTLDQIINTIPFGLGVAASSRLGNLLGLGDAVQARRCAHSAALLSIVFGTIILAILLCTKDVIAKLFNDDKEVVSLVAHIMPYVALFQIADGLNGSCGGALRGMGRQWVGALVNCISYYGGALPAGIWLAFHGWGLSGLWVGQCVALFLVGALEWIIISLCNWKKEVQRASDRIRVDDLDRTL